A DNA window from Amycolatopsis sp. DSM 110486 contains the following coding sequences:
- a CDS encoding glycoside hydrolase family 88 protein: MSVSRRTLLTTAAGAAVAATATSTVPAVASEQGVSDIASQEKVFRSAADYAVKKLSAVAPGVTSFPTGTKFEKWAFSQNGDWVGGFWPGTLWMAYLHTGDEQFRTLALASADKLAPRQNDTSTHDLGFLFYPSWVTAWRITGDDKWRAGAIQAASSLIKRYNAKGHFIRAWGSLTDPKDAGRIIMDTIMNLDLLDFATKQTGDSQYLDIAIEHAKTAQRVFLRPDGSTPHVFDFDPATGAEIGPNTVQGYSPASCWSRGQSWGIYGFTTMYRRTGDRSFLTTARRLADFALKALTLDNVPVWDYSAPQAPNDIKDASAGVVMACGLIDLASAAGRPEYRAAGLRLLEATSRTCLTTKSTRADAVVARCTRNRPAEDGIEISLPYADYYLLEGILRVLKPRELDKAIDLSGH; encoded by the coding sequence GTGAGCGTTTCCCGGCGTACCCTGCTGACCACCGCGGCCGGTGCCGCCGTGGCGGCGACCGCGACCAGCACCGTTCCGGCGGTGGCTTCGGAGCAGGGAGTGTCCGACATCGCGAGCCAGGAGAAGGTGTTCCGCTCAGCGGCAGACTACGCGGTGAAGAAGCTGAGCGCGGTCGCGCCCGGCGTCACCTCGTTTCCCACCGGGACCAAGTTCGAGAAATGGGCCTTTTCGCAGAATGGTGACTGGGTCGGCGGATTCTGGCCTGGCACACTCTGGATGGCATACCTGCACACCGGTGACGAACAATTCCGCACGCTCGCACTCGCGTCAGCCGACAAACTGGCGCCGCGCCAGAACGACACCAGCACGCACGACCTCGGATTCCTGTTCTACCCGTCGTGGGTCACCGCGTGGCGCATCACCGGCGACGACAAGTGGCGCGCCGGCGCGATCCAGGCGGCCTCGTCGCTGATCAAGCGCTACAACGCCAAGGGCCACTTCATCCGGGCCTGGGGTTCGCTGACGGACCCGAAGGACGCGGGCCGGATCATCATGGACACGATCATGAACCTCGACCTGCTGGACTTCGCGACCAAGCAGACCGGCGACAGCCAGTACCTCGACATCGCCATCGAGCACGCGAAGACGGCGCAGCGCGTGTTCCTGCGCCCCGACGGCTCCACGCCCCACGTGTTCGACTTCGACCCGGCCACCGGCGCGGAGATCGGGCCGAACACCGTGCAGGGCTACAGCCCGGCGTCGTGCTGGTCGCGCGGGCAGTCGTGGGGCATCTACGGCTTCACCACGATGTACCGCCGCACCGGCGACCGCTCGTTCCTCACCACCGCGCGGCGGCTCGCCGACTTCGCGCTGAAGGCCCTCACCCTCGACAACGTGCCGGTGTGGGACTACAGCGCCCCGCAGGCGCCCAACGACATCAAGGACGCCTCCGCCGGTGTCGTGATGGCGTGCGGCCTCATCGACCTCGCCTCGGCCGCGGGCCGCCCGGAGTACCGCGCCGCCGGTCTGCGCCTGCTGGAGGCGACTTCCCGCACGTGCCTCACGACGAAGTCGACCCGCGCCGACGCGGTGGTGGCCCGCTGCACGCGCAACCGCCCGGCCGAGGACGGGATCGAGATCTCGTTGCCGTACGCGGACTACTACCTGCTCGAAGGCATCCTGCGCGTGCTGAAGCCCCGCGAGCTCGACAAGGCGATCGACCTGTCCGGGCACTGA
- a CDS encoding FAD-binding oxidoreductase produces the protein MTTLDTKDVTPLRRGFAGTVFTPADDGYDDARKIWNGQIDRHPAVIAQVAGTADVATALAFAREHGLPVSVRGGGHSFGGFSMCDDGVVIDLSALRAITVDTHTRTIRCGGGTTWAELDAAGQQEGLAVPGGTISDTGIGGLTLGGGVGWLTARHGLSVDNLLSADVVTADGVPLHASVDENADLFWALRGGAGNFGVVTEFEFRAHPVGPMIELGLFFWPLAQGPEALRFIRDTLATLPPTMGAMLVGLNAPPADFVPREAHFAPGYALVIAGFEGPEEHAEVVAQVRRGLPAAFELVTPIPYVGLQQMLDEAAPRGLLAYEKGLYVDELSDEVLDVIAEYLPRKSSPLSITPMFVMRGAYCSVAEDATAFGGTRTPKVAVNLAATTADPQEFEADREWVRAFWTALTPFASSASGYVNFMTEYDENRVRAAYGAEKYDRLALIKAKYDPGNVFHLGANIRPAVAV, from the coding sequence ATGACCACACTCGACACGAAAGACGTGACTCCGTTGCGGCGGGGGTTCGCGGGGACCGTCTTCACCCCGGCCGACGACGGCTACGACGACGCGCGGAAGATCTGGAACGGCCAGATCGACCGGCACCCGGCCGTGATCGCCCAGGTCGCCGGCACCGCGGACGTCGCGACGGCGCTGGCGTTCGCCCGCGAGCACGGGCTGCCGGTGAGCGTGCGCGGCGGCGGGCACAGCTTCGGCGGGTTCTCGATGTGCGACGACGGCGTGGTGATCGACCTGAGCGCGTTGCGCGCGATCACCGTGGACACGCACACACGCACCATCCGCTGTGGCGGCGGCACCACGTGGGCCGAGCTCGACGCGGCGGGTCAGCAGGAGGGGCTGGCGGTCCCGGGCGGCACGATCAGCGACACCGGCATCGGCGGTCTGACGCTCGGCGGGGGCGTCGGCTGGCTGACCGCGCGCCACGGCCTCAGCGTCGACAACCTGCTCTCGGCCGACGTCGTCACGGCCGATGGTGTGCCGCTGCACGCGTCGGTGGACGAGAACGCCGACCTGTTCTGGGCGCTGCGCGGCGGGGCCGGCAACTTCGGCGTGGTGACGGAGTTCGAGTTCCGCGCGCACCCGGTCGGCCCGATGATCGAGCTGGGCCTGTTCTTCTGGCCGCTCGCGCAGGGCCCCGAGGCACTGCGGTTCATCCGCGACACGCTCGCGACGCTGCCGCCGACCATGGGCGCGATGCTGGTGGGCCTCAACGCCCCGCCGGCCGACTTCGTGCCACGCGAAGCGCACTTCGCGCCCGGGTACGCGCTGGTCATCGCCGGGTTCGAGGGGCCGGAGGAGCACGCCGAAGTGGTCGCGCAGGTCCGGCGCGGGCTGCCGGCGGCGTTCGAGCTGGTGACACCGATCCCGTACGTCGGTCTGCAGCAGATGCTCGACGAAGCGGCTCCGCGCGGGCTGCTGGCGTACGAGAAGGGGCTGTACGTGGACGAGCTGAGCGACGAGGTGCTCGACGTGATCGCCGAGTACCTGCCGCGCAAGTCGTCGCCGCTGTCGATCACTCCGATGTTCGTGATGCGCGGGGCCTACTGCAGCGTGGCCGAGGACGCGACAGCGTTCGGCGGCACGCGCACGCCCAAGGTCGCCGTGAACCTCGCCGCGACCACGGCCGATCCGCAGGAGTTCGAGGCGGACCGCGAGTGGGTGCGCGCGTTCTGGACGGCGCTCACGCCGTTCGCCTCCAGCGCCAGCGGCTACGTGAACTTCATGACCGAGTACGACGAGAACCGCGTGCGCGCGGCGTACGGCGCCGAGAAGTACGACCGGCTGGCGCTGATCAAGGCGAAGTACGACCCCGGCAACGTCTTCCACCTCGGCGCCAACATCCGGCCTGCGGTGGCCGTCTGA
- a CDS encoding BTAD domain-containing putative transcriptional regulator — protein sequence MPGHGDLAAQAGKLLTSLAFRILGPLEVIAEGRTVPLGGPKPRLLLAALALQPNVVVSTEVLVEILWPGTAPRSAAANIRTYVHSLRRRLAETAPELGDRISSRASGYLLSAADEELDHVLFANHAAEARKAFERGDAEVALALLDKADALWRGEVLEGLPHDHGWGAAIARLAELRLSVQEQRLRARLALGRHGEAIAELRGLVTEHPLREQLWQQLVTALRDGGRIAEAVEAYELAEHTLEEELGAKPGPRLRELRATLVAPAAVPELPGLPAELAVPRPRAQPELPICQLPLDLPDFTGREDVVGRLVTRLREHGETGRPTVVVLSGAPGVGKSAIAVRVAHAVRDAFGDGQLHVDLAGTSSSPRAPMGVLAELLRALGIPDAGLPRDLPERSALLRSRLAGKRMCVVLDDAGSAAQVRPLLPGTGACAVLVTSRVRLPDLDGAVAVDVDLLPEPEAARLLEGIVGAERVAAEPDNAAAILRQCGHLPLAIRVAGAKLTNRPSWSLRILADRLHDERRRLDELRVGDLAVRASVTLSYDLLPMSAAAAFRWLGALGPIQFPAWVVAAALGRPSADDVLDVLVDAHLVELVASDATGQPRYRLHDLLRVYAAELAGLDAPEKTRRAARRVLEGYLALAVAAAERMPIHFFGQYRDHAVPYPELPDGSEQLLADPAAWFAAERHSGVAAVTLAAQLGFDDLAWQLTAAFTPYFDLRGHQDDWHATHEVALAAARRAGAVHGEAIVQRNLGQIHLYQDSYAEAFVAFDAARELYERVGDAQGTGIALAGLGTILRIQGDNDLALERCHEASKLFAEAGDRHGEAVIRIAVGAVWMAQKCYAPAKRWFTDALELAAAIGDRHREAHALQRLGLLHQHEGNLGPAREFVTRAIAVFTDLGDDHCVGYANQNLGELCLHSGDFAHAQLLLVNSLSVHRRNGDRRSEAEVSQLLGELHSALSQPERSRTYSERALAIWRELSARPQQSALETQLESAPGEGPRIVSA from the coding sequence ATGCCCGGTCATGGGGACCTTGCCGCTCAGGCGGGTAAATTGTTGACTTCGCTGGCGTTCCGAATTCTCGGACCGTTGGAGGTCATTGCTGAAGGCCGGACCGTTCCATTGGGCGGGCCGAAGCCGAGGTTGCTGCTGGCCGCGCTGGCTTTGCAGCCGAACGTCGTGGTGTCCACCGAAGTGCTGGTCGAAATCCTCTGGCCGGGTACTGCACCTCGCTCCGCGGCAGCCAACATCCGCACCTACGTCCATTCCCTCCGCAGGCGGCTCGCGGAAACGGCACCCGAGCTGGGTGACCGCATCAGCAGCCGTGCGTCGGGATATCTGCTCTCGGCCGCAGACGAAGAACTCGATCATGTTCTGTTCGCCAACCACGCTGCCGAAGCGCGGAAAGCTTTCGAACGCGGTGACGCGGAAGTGGCGCTCGCGTTGCTCGACAAAGCCGACGCGCTTTGGCGCGGCGAAGTACTCGAAGGACTGCCGCACGACCACGGCTGGGGCGCGGCGATCGCGCGGCTGGCCGAGCTGCGCCTGTCGGTGCAGGAGCAGCGGCTGCGGGCCCGCCTCGCGCTGGGGCGCCACGGCGAGGCGATCGCCGAGCTGCGCGGCCTCGTCACCGAACACCCGTTGCGCGAACAGCTGTGGCAGCAGCTCGTGACGGCGCTGCGCGACGGCGGCCGGATCGCCGAGGCCGTGGAGGCCTACGAGCTGGCCGAGCACACGCTGGAAGAGGAGCTCGGGGCGAAGCCCGGGCCCCGGCTGCGGGAGTTGCGGGCCACGCTCGTGGCGCCCGCCGCGGTGCCCGAGCTGCCCGGGCTGCCGGCCGAACTCGCGGTGCCGCGGCCGCGAGCTCAACCGGAGCTGCCGATCTGCCAGCTCCCGCTCGACCTGCCGGACTTCACGGGCCGCGAAGACGTGGTCGGCCGGCTGGTCACGCGCCTGCGCGAGCACGGCGAGACGGGCCGGCCGACGGTGGTGGTGCTCTCGGGCGCGCCCGGCGTCGGCAAGTCCGCCATCGCGGTCCGCGTGGCCCACGCGGTGCGCGACGCGTTCGGGGACGGGCAGCTCCACGTGGACCTCGCCGGCACGTCGTCGTCGCCAAGGGCGCCGATGGGTGTGCTCGCGGAGTTGTTGCGCGCGCTCGGCATTCCCGACGCGGGCCTGCCGCGCGATCTGCCGGAACGGTCGGCGCTGCTGCGCTCGCGCCTGGCCGGCAAACGCATGTGCGTGGTCCTCGACGACGCGGGCAGCGCCGCCCAGGTGCGGCCGCTGCTGCCGGGCACGGGCGCCTGCGCGGTGCTCGTGACGAGCCGAGTGCGGCTGCCCGACCTCGACGGCGCGGTGGCGGTCGACGTCGACCTCCTGCCCGAACCGGAGGCCGCGCGGCTGCTGGAGGGCATCGTCGGGGCCGAGCGCGTGGCGGCCGAGCCCGACAACGCCGCCGCGATCCTGCGCCAGTGCGGGCACCTTCCGCTCGCGATCCGCGTGGCCGGGGCGAAGCTCACCAACCGGCCCAGCTGGTCGCTGCGGATCCTCGCCGACCGGCTGCACGACGAGCGGCGCCGGCTCGACGAGCTGCGCGTCGGCGACCTCGCCGTGCGCGCCAGCGTGACGCTGAGCTACGACCTGCTGCCGATGTCGGCGGCCGCGGCGTTCCGCTGGCTGGGTGCGCTGGGGCCGATCCAGTTCCCCGCCTGGGTGGTCGCGGCCGCGCTGGGCCGTCCGTCGGCCGACGACGTGCTCGACGTGCTCGTCGACGCCCACCTGGTGGAGCTCGTCGCGTCCGACGCCACGGGCCAGCCGCGCTATCGCCTGCACGACCTGCTCCGCGTGTACGCGGCGGAGCTGGCCGGGCTGGACGCGCCGGAGAAGACGCGCCGCGCGGCGCGACGGGTGCTCGAGGGTTACCTCGCGCTGGCCGTCGCGGCGGCGGAGCGGATGCCGATCCACTTCTTCGGCCAATACCGCGACCACGCCGTGCCGTACCCGGAGCTGCCGGACGGGTCGGAGCAGCTCCTGGCCGACCCGGCCGCGTGGTTCGCCGCGGAGCGCCATTCCGGCGTCGCCGCGGTGACGCTGGCCGCGCAGCTCGGGTTCGACGACCTGGCGTGGCAGCTCACGGCCGCGTTCACGCCGTACTTCGACCTGCGCGGGCACCAGGACGACTGGCACGCCACCCACGAGGTGGCGCTGGCGGCGGCCCGGCGCGCGGGGGCCGTGCACGGCGAGGCGATCGTGCAGCGCAACCTGGGGCAGATCCACCTGTACCAGGACAGCTACGCCGAAGCGTTCGTGGCGTTCGACGCGGCGCGGGAACTCTACGAACGCGTCGGCGACGCACAGGGCACCGGCATCGCGCTCGCCGGGCTCGGCACGATCCTGCGCATCCAGGGCGACAACGACCTCGCGCTGGAACGCTGCCACGAAGCGTCGAAGCTGTTCGCCGAAGCCGGCGACCGGCACGGCGAGGCGGTGATCCGCATCGCCGTGGGTGCCGTCTGGATGGCGCAGAAGTGCTACGCACCGGCCAAGCGGTGGTTCACCGACGCGCTCGAGCTGGCCGCCGCGATCGGCGACCGGCACCGCGAGGCCCACGCCCTGCAACGGCTGGGGCTGCTGCACCAGCACGAGGGCAACCTCGGGCCCGCGCGCGAGTTCGTGACGCGCGCGATCGCCGTGTTCACCGATCTGGGCGACGACCACTGCGTGGGTTACGCCAACCAGAACCTCGGTGAGCTGTGCCTGCACAGCGGCGATTTCGCCCACGCGCAGCTGCTGCTGGTCAACTCGCTGAGCGTGCACCGCCGCAACGGCGACCGGCGCTCGGAGGCCGAGGTGTCGCAGCTGCTCGGTGAGCTGCATTCCGCGCTCAGCCAGCCGGAACGCTCGCGCACGTACTCCGAGCGGGCGCTGGCGATCTGGCGGGAGCTTTCGGCGCGGCCGCAGCAGTCGGCGCTGGAAACGCAGCTGGAGTCCGCTCCAGGTGAGGGGCCGCGGATCGTGTCCGCTTGA
- a CDS encoding alkaline phosphatase produces the protein MGQVNRRSVLLGGLAAVTAAAATTALPSWANARTAVAAPAIHDPFQLGIASGDPLPDSVVLWTRLAPAPLNADGFGGMPDATYAVDWEIANDEAFSSIVQSGSVSAVRASAHSVHIEPTGLEPAREYFYRFKTAGYISPVGRTRTAPAAGAAVNQLKYCFTSCQHWEEGWYHSYKGVVRDDPDLVLFLGDYIYEKPSGRKKAELNPRRLAVPSDTTTLALYRARHGQHKTDVDLQAAHALAPWLVVFDDHEVMNNWNSTTSPASAARKGYGFQAFYEHMPIRSTAKPNGSSIQLYRQFLWGNLARFHMMDTRQFRSAQVTGTACGPYRDTSRTITGTAQEQWLLKAFETHPATWDFLGQQVFFAQRDGDGNSTTCESPDSWDGYQASRDRITQGWIDRGVPNPVVLTGDVHRHWAADLRKDYFDHSDPIVGSELVTTSVTSNSDDAAPPSAAWLANNPHIKYCKGERGYVRVTATPAQMLADFVVVSDTSVNDPAKLVIKTDKSFVVGAGSKGLQAV, from the coding sequence ATGGGCCAGGTGAACCGGCGCTCGGTGCTGCTGGGCGGACTCGCCGCCGTGACCGCGGCCGCGGCGACGACCGCACTGCCTTCGTGGGCCAACGCGCGCACCGCCGTCGCCGCCCCGGCGATCCACGACCCGTTCCAGCTCGGTATCGCCTCGGGCGACCCGTTGCCGGACAGCGTGGTGCTGTGGACGCGGCTCGCGCCCGCGCCGCTCAACGCCGATGGCTTCGGCGGCATGCCCGACGCGACGTACGCGGTGGACTGGGAAATCGCGAACGACGAGGCGTTTTCCTCGATCGTGCAAAGCGGTTCGGTGAGCGCTGTGCGCGCGTCCGCACACAGCGTGCACATCGAGCCGACGGGTCTCGAGCCGGCGCGCGAGTACTTCTACCGCTTCAAGACCGCCGGCTACATATCGCCGGTCGGGCGCACGCGCACGGCGCCCGCCGCGGGTGCGGCCGTGAACCAGCTGAAATACTGCTTCACGTCCTGCCAGCACTGGGAGGAAGGCTGGTACCACTCGTACAAGGGTGTGGTGCGCGACGATCCGGACCTCGTGCTGTTCCTCGGCGACTACATCTACGAAAAGCCTTCCGGGCGTAAGAAGGCGGAACTCAACCCGCGGCGGCTCGCGGTGCCTTCGGACACCACGACGTTGGCTCTGTACCGGGCTCGGCACGGCCAGCACAAGACCGATGTGGACCTTCAGGCCGCGCACGCGCTGGCGCCGTGGCTGGTCGTGTTCGACGACCACGAGGTGATGAACAACTGGAACTCCACCACGAGCCCGGCTTCGGCCGCCCGTAAAGGTTACGGGTTCCAGGCGTTCTACGAGCACATGCCGATCCGGTCCACGGCCAAGCCCAACGGCTCGTCGATCCAGCTGTACCGCCAGTTCCTCTGGGGCAACCTCGCGCGCTTCCACATGATGGACACCCGCCAGTTCCGCAGCGCGCAGGTCACCGGCACGGCGTGCGGTCCGTACCGCGACACCTCGCGCACCATCACGGGCACGGCGCAGGAACAGTGGCTGCTCAAGGCGTTCGAGACGCACCCGGCGACGTGGGACTTCCTGGGCCAGCAGGTGTTCTTCGCCCAGCGCGACGGCGACGGCAATTCGACCACGTGCGAGAGCCCCGACTCGTGGGACGGCTACCAGGCTTCGCGCGATCGCATCACGCAAGGCTGGATCGACCGCGGGGTGCCGAACCCGGTGGTGCTCACCGGCGACGTCCACCGGCACTGGGCGGCCGACCTGCGCAAGGACTACTTCGACCACAGCGACCCGATCGTCGGCTCGGAGCTGGTGACCACGTCGGTCACGTCCAACAGCGACGACGCCGCGCCGCCGTCGGCCGCGTGGCTCGCGAACAACCCGCACATCAAGTACTGCAAGGGGGAACGCGGCTACGTGCGCGTCACCGCGACGCCGGCGCAGATGCTGGCCGACTTCGTGGTGGTGTCGGACACGAGCGTGAACGACCCGGCGAAGCTGGTGATCAAGACGGACAAGAGCTTCGTGGTCGGTGCGGGTTCGAAGGGGCTGCAGGCGGTGTGA
- a CDS encoding protease pro-enzyme activation domain-containing protein has protein sequence MRRSLTVFLSLAMAGGLAAATPGLASAASAPGRAEIPASHPLWANPGAKVANTAPASKLDFRVYLNLRDEASAEAVAAGVSDPQSKSYRQYLSPQQVRDRFTASDQTVSAVKTWLSGAGFQIGDVPSNRAYVEAVGTADQVQKAFDVTLGKYAVKGQTLRAADKNLSVPATLASSVLGVVGVDQATSLLKPDHTSGADTASAKSSGPATAPPGAGFRNSGPCSDYYGQKTDTTDPAYNGKQLPYAPCGYKPAQLRSAYGLDQAAKLGADGRGTTIAIVDAFASPTIYADASEYAKRNDPAHPLTKAQFSQHVFPVNPADEGPDQCDASGWYGEETLDVEAAHGLAPGANILYVGGSDCEDLSLDTALNYIIAGHKADIVSNSYGDTGEDLPADEIKAFNQIAVQAALEGIGVYFSSGDNGDEAARLGTPSPDFAASSPWVTAVGGTSLAVDASGKRTFETGWETGKSTLTAGAYAPSFPGAFNGGAGGGTSRVFPQPAYQKGIVPDALSTKNQKGKAKGRVVPDISAVADPNTGMLVGQTQRFPDGDYYDQYRIGGTSLASPVFAGVMAVADSLDHFHHGFINPALYQLTSRTGTIYDVKHVDAAVQRVDFANSVDASDGLLTSARTLDYPNLTIHTTKGYDDVTGLGSPNGLPFLLLV, from the coding sequence GTGCGAAGAAGTCTCACCGTGTTCCTTTCGCTGGCGATGGCGGGTGGCCTCGCGGCCGCCACGCCGGGGCTGGCGTCTGCGGCGTCGGCCCCGGGCCGGGCCGAGATCCCCGCGTCGCACCCGCTCTGGGCGAACCCCGGGGCCAAGGTCGCGAACACCGCGCCGGCGTCGAAGCTGGACTTCCGCGTGTACCTGAACCTGCGTGACGAGGCCAGTGCCGAAGCCGTGGCGGCGGGCGTGTCCGACCCGCAGTCCAAGAGCTACCGGCAGTACCTGTCGCCGCAGCAGGTGCGCGACCGCTTCACCGCTTCGGACCAGACCGTGTCCGCGGTGAAGACGTGGCTGTCGGGCGCCGGGTTCCAGATCGGCGACGTGCCGTCGAACCGCGCGTACGTGGAGGCCGTCGGTACCGCGGACCAGGTGCAGAAGGCGTTCGACGTCACGCTCGGCAAGTACGCCGTGAAGGGCCAGACGCTGCGGGCGGCGGACAAGAACCTGTCCGTGCCGGCAACACTTGCTTCCTCCGTGCTGGGTGTTGTGGGCGTCGACCAGGCGACGAGCCTGCTGAAGCCGGACCACACCTCAGGCGCCGACACCGCTTCCGCGAAGTCTTCCGGCCCGGCGACCGCGCCTCCCGGCGCCGGTTTCCGCAACTCGGGCCCGTGCAGCGACTACTACGGCCAGAAGACCGACACGACCGACCCGGCGTACAACGGCAAGCAGCTGCCGTACGCGCCGTGCGGCTACAAGCCGGCGCAGCTGCGTTCGGCGTACGGCCTCGACCAGGCCGCCAAGCTCGGGGCCGACGGCCGCGGCACCACGATCGCGATCGTGGACGCCTTCGCTTCGCCGACCATCTACGCCGACGCGTCGGAGTACGCCAAGCGCAACGACCCGGCGCACCCGCTGACGAAGGCGCAGTTCAGCCAGCACGTCTTCCCGGTCAACCCGGCCGACGAGGGCCCGGACCAGTGCGACGCCTCCGGCTGGTACGGCGAGGAGACCCTCGACGTCGAAGCCGCCCACGGCCTCGCGCCGGGTGCGAACATCCTCTACGTCGGCGGTTCCGACTGCGAGGACCTCTCCCTCGACACCGCGCTGAACTACATCATCGCCGGCCACAAGGCCGACATCGTGTCGAACTCCTACGGCGACACCGGCGAGGACCTGCCGGCCGACGAGATCAAGGCGTTCAACCAGATCGCCGTGCAGGCCGCGCTCGAGGGCATCGGCGTGTACTTCTCCTCCGGCGACAACGGTGACGAGGCCGCGCGCCTCGGCACGCCTTCGCCGGACTTCGCGGCTTCCTCGCCGTGGGTCACCGCCGTCGGCGGAACCTCGCTGGCGGTCGACGCGTCCGGCAAGCGGACCTTCGAGACCGGCTGGGAAACGGGCAAGTCCACGCTCACCGCGGGCGCCTACGCCCCGTCCTTCCCGGGCGCCTTCAACGGCGGCGCGGGCGGCGGCACCAGCCGCGTGTTCCCGCAGCCGGCGTACCAGAAGGGCATCGTGCCGGACGCGCTGTCCACGAAGAACCAGAAGGGCAAGGCCAAGGGCCGCGTCGTCCCGGACATCTCCGCGGTCGCCGACCCCAACACAGGCATGCTCGTGGGCCAGACCCAGCGCTTCCCCGACGGCGACTACTACGACCAGTACCGCATCGGCGGCACCAGCCTGGCGTCCCCGGTCTTCGCGGGCGTGATGGCCGTGGCCGACAGCCTGGACCACTTCCACCACGGCTTCATCAACCCGGCGCTCTACCAGCTCACGTCACGCACCGGCACGATCTACGACGTGAAACACGTGGACGCCGCCGTGCAGCGCGTGGACTTCGCCAACAGCGTCGACGCGTCGGACGGCCTGCTGACCTCCGCCCGCACGCTCGACTACCCCAACCTGACGATCCACACCACCAAGGGCTACGACGACGTCACCGGCCTGGGCTCGCCGAACGGCTTGCCGTTCTTGTTGCTCGTGTGA